Proteins found in one Miscanthus floridulus cultivar M001 chromosome 4, ASM1932011v1, whole genome shotgun sequence genomic segment:
- the LOC136547919 gene encoding uncharacterized protein, with amino-acid sequence MDPEKGWWDEHTVRDVFWEEDVLHILATPTNPGHEDRLAWHFDLKGRFSVKSAYHVLDDDKEGAQVRQEGQSSSGSSSAERKSAFWRKVWKLQILKHFLWRLARNSLALKLNIQGRGIKLDRRCPVCRLDEDGGHCFLKWKAKDAPNLTTRREQRWRAPPTDFLKINSDGAFVQATFRGGWGFVIRDHQGDAVIAGVGRLAAVPDALTAEASACAKALQAAADIGISRIQYNIA; translated from the exons ATGGACCCGGAAAAAGGATGGTGGGATGAACATACTGTCCGTGATGTTTTTTGGGAGGAGGATGTCCTGCATATTTTGGCAACACCAACGAATCCTGGTCATGAAGATCGCCTGGCCTGGCACTTTGACCTAAAAGGTCGGTTCTCAGTTAAGTCGGCGTATCATGTGCTGGATGATGATAAGGAAGGCGCGCAGGTTCGGCAGGAAGGCCAGAGCAGCTCGGGCTCTTCTTCTGCTGAACGAAAAAGCGCGTTTTGGCGCAAGGTATGGAAGCTACAAATTCTGAAGCATTTCCTGTGGCGCCTAGCCCGTAACAGTCTTGCGCTCAAACTGAACATTCAGGGGCGAGGGATTAAACTTGATAGACGTTGCCCTGTTTGTAGGCTTGATGAGGACGGCGGGCATTGTTTCCTGAAAT GGAAGGCGAAGGATGCACCAAATCTGACAACAAGGAGAGAGCAGCGGTGGCGTGCTCCACCAACGGATTTTCTGAAGATTAATAGTGACGGCGCCTTTGTTCAAGCAACATTCAGGGGTGGTTGGGGCTTCGTTATCAGAGATCACCAGGGTGATGCCGTCATTGCTGGGGTGGGCCGGCTAGCTGCAGTGCCGGATGCGCTGACTGCTGAAGCCTCTGCGTGTGCCAAAGCTTTGCAAGCAGCAGCAGACATTGGGATCTCTCGAATTCA